The Pleomorphomonas sp. T1.2MG-36 DNA segment AGGCGCTGCTCGAGGCTGGTGGCGGAGAGACCGTCAAGCCGGACGACCCGCGTCTGTCGCGCAACGAAACGCATATCGTTGCCGCCCCGCAGGCCTCGCTTGAAGCCGCGGCCGCGGTGGCCCGTGATGCCGGCTTTGCCGTGCATATTCTCGGCGATGCCCTTGAAGGCGAGGCACGTGACGTTGGCGCGGTGATCGGCGGCATTGCCGGTCAGGTCGCGCGACATGGCCAGCCGTTCACGGCGCCTTGCGTGTTGCTGTCGGGCGGCGAAACCACCGTGACGTTGCGCGGCAACGGACGCGGGGGACGGAACGTGGAGTTCCTCCTGTCGCTCGGCCTGCATCTGGGTAGGGCTCCGAACATCTGGGCACTGGCCGGCGATACCGATGGCGTCGACGGCGTCGAGGAGATCGCCGGCGGCTTCCTGGCGCCAGACAGTCTCTCCCGTGCCTGGGCGCTCGGCATCAATCCGCAGGCCGCACTCGACAACAATGACGGGCACGGCTTTTTCGGCGCACTCGGCGACGCTGTCGTCACTGGGCCGACGCTGACCAACGTCAACGACTTCCGGGCCATCCTGATCGCCTAGATCATGTGCGGGAGGAGTCGCCTTCCGGTTGGCTGGCGGTTGCTACTGCGGGCAGGGGTATCGCAAGTTTCTGCACGTTATTAGCGAATATTTCACCGACTTATGCACTCATCGTTGGTGTGGCCGCGTCCTGTCGGACGGGAACCGAAGCGCGCCGCCATCATGAGCTGCCGAAAAGGAGCTCCATCGATACGGGGGATAGGTGCTCTTCGCGATGCCAGTGGCCAGACAATACAGATGGTTGCAGAGCATTCAGAAGCGGATGGGACCCGACAGGTCCGGCGCCGTAAGCGTCATCTTTGCCCTTGTCATTCTGCCGCTGATGATCGCCGTGGGCGCTGCGGTCGACTATGCCATCGCGGCGCGAACCAAGGAGATGCTCCAGGCAGCCGCCGACGCCGCGGCGGTTGGCGCCATATCCATGAGTTCGACTGCCGTAAAGCAGGTCATTCAGAGCGGCGTATCCGGCGAGATCAAGGTGGCGGAAGCCGACGCCCTGAACATTGCCAACACCAACTTCAGCGGATCGAGGTTTTCAGGCATCACCTCGTCGCAGATTTCAGTGCAATACGTCGGAAACATATTCAGCTCCGACGTGACGCTGACGTCGATGGTTCCAACGTATTTTGTGCGCCTGTTCGGCGTGGACAGCGTCACGGTTTCGGTGCGAGCCACTGCGCAGAACAAGCCAGTCTATTACTACAATTTCTACGTTCTGATCGACAACAGCCCCTCGATGGGGCTCGGTGCCACGGCGGCCGACATTTCCGCCCTCGAAGCCGTGAACGGCGGTTGCGCCTTTGCCTGCCATATCACGGGCGCAAGCTACGACACCTACGCGCTTGCCAAGCAGCGGGGCATCACCCTGCGCTATCAGGTGGTGTCGCGCGCCGTGCAATCGATGATCACCAACGCTGCGGCAAGCCAGCTCGTCTCGAACCAGTACAAGATGGCTGTCTATTCGCTGGGAGCCGATGCGCAGGCGACAAAACTCACCACGGTTGCCGCGATGTCGTCGTCGCTTTCGTCCGTCGCCACGGCGGCGGCCAGCGTCGACCTGATGACGATTCCCTATCAGAACTACAACAACGACCAGCAAACCGATCTGCTCACCGCTCTCACCGATATCAAGAGCATCATAGGCACAAGCGGTAGCGGGCTGTCGGCCTCGGATCCGATCAAGGTCCTGTTTCTGATCAGCGATGGCGTCGAGGACGCGGAACGGCCGAAGAACTGCAAGGAAAAGCTCACGGGGAACCGTTGTCAGCAGCCGCTCGACACCACGCCCTGCGCCTCGATCAAGGCCAACGCCGTGAAACTCGCCAGCCTCTACACCACGTATCAGAAGATCCCGAGCAACACCTGGTACACGACATGGATCGCCCCGTTCCAGTCGAAGATCGCGACCAACATGAAAACCTGCGCTTCCACCGGTCTCTACGCCGAAGTCGCGCCATCCGGCGACGTCAGCGCCGTTCTTACCCAGTTGTTCGCCAATGTGGTGAACGAAACGCATCTCACCCATTGAGCCGGAGACAGCGATGAAAGGCATAGAGCTTTCGAGGCTGTTCTACCGCGATCTCGTCCGTCCCTGGCTGGACAAGGCGTTTCCGGGCCTCAGGCACGATGCGGGACTCTTCGGTTACGGCTCGGAACTCCTCGGCTTCGACGACGACATGTCGCGTGACCACAACTGGGGTCCCCGCGTCCAGATCGTGGTCGCTGAAGCCGACTTTGCGGCCCTTGCTCCGGCGATTGTCGACGGTTTCGACGCGATCAAGCCGGCGGTGTTCCTCGGCGAACCGATCGGCTACCGCTCGCGTCCCCATCCGCCGATCGTCGCCGGCGATGCCTTGGGGCGCTCCGAGCACGGAGTCGAGGTCTTCACCGCCGCCGGCATCCTGAGAACGCGCCTGTCCCTCGACCGGCTTTCGTCGCTCGACACCCTGACATGGCTATCCCTGCCCGAGCAAAGGCTGCTGGAGCTGACCGCCGGGGAGGTCTTCCACAGCGGGCTTGGAGAGCTCTCTCTCCTCAGGGAAACCTTCGCCAACTGCCCGCACGATGTCAGTCTCTACAAGCTCGCGGCCCAATGGCGGCGCATCGCCGACGAGCAAGCCTTCGTCGGACGAGCCGGCCATGCCGGTGACGACCTGGGATCCCGTGTGATCGCCGCCCGGCTCGTGCGCGACGTCATGCGCCTGTGCTTCCTGTTGGAACGGCGATACGCGCCCTATCCCAAGTGGTTCGGTTCCGCCTTCGCCCGCCTCGCCGGAGCCAGGGCGCTGGCGCCCCTGCTCGATGCGACGATCAAGGCCGAAACGTGGGATCAACGACAGATGCCCCTGGCGCAGGCCTACCTCGCCGTAGCCGAAATGCACGGACCGGCCGGCTTCCCGCTTTCCGTCACACCCAGGATCGGCCCCTTTTTCGGCCGCCCCTTCCTGACGATCAACGCGGAGGACATAAGCAACGGTCTCGCCACCGATATTGCCGATCCGATTCTTCGCGGACGGCCCGTTATCGGCTCGATAGATCAGATCACCGACGCCACGCCGCCGATCGAAGCGCCGGACCGGGCGCGGCGGATGATTGAAGTCCTCCATCCAACTTGACCCCGCAAACCCTCCCGTCCGTCACTGGGCACGAGCTTCGGACAAATGCCGCAGCTTGTCGGGATTGCGCGTCACGTAGATGGCGACAACCCGCCCGTCCACGAGGTGCAGAGCGGTGGTCTGCAAGACGCCGCCGGCCTCGATGGTGACGAAGCCGGGCAAACCATCGATCATCGCATAGCGGACGAGGTGTGAAGGCTGGACGGCAAAGCCACGGGCCATCTCGGCATGCCGGGCGATCACAGCCTTGAGGCCGATCAGCGGCGCCAGCGAGGCCTCGACTTTGCCACCGCCATCGGCGATCGCCACGACATCCTCAGTCAGGAGTGCGCGGAGAGCGGTCATGTCGCCACTTCTCGACGCGGTGAAGAACGCCCGCGCCAACTCAAGACCGCGATCCTTGTCGACGGCGAACCGCGGGCGAGCCTCTTGGATATGGGCGCGCGCACGACTGGCCAGTTTTCGGCAGGCGGGGGCTTCGCGCCCCACGATATCGGACACTTGGTCGAACGGCATTCCGAAGATGTCGTGCAATAGAAACGCCGCCCGCTCCAGCGGCGATAGCCGTTCGAGGGCGATCATCAAGGGCAAGGTGATGTCGTCCGCCGCGTCGCGATCCTCCGGATCGAAGATCGGCTCGGGCAACCAGGGACCGATATAGGTCTCGCGCCGGCGGCGGGCCGATTGCAGCTCGTTCAGACAAAGCCGCGTGACGATCTGCCGCAGGAAGGCCGCCGGCTCGCGCACCGACTGACGATCGGCGGCAAGCCAGCGAATGGCTGTCTCCTGAACGATGTCCTCCGCCTCCGCCAGCGATCCCAGCATGCGATAGGCAATCCGTATCAGGCCTGGACGCAGGCTCGACAAGATACGCTCGGGAGACTCTTCGCTCATGATGAGGACGCCTCCGCGTCACCTGTCGGCATGGACCGAGTTCACCCTATAGAGCGCGGGCGAGACCGATTTGGCCAGCGCCGAAAATCGCTGCAAGAGCTCCCTGGTCTCCGGCTTTTTCATGAAGGCTTCAAAATGCTCTTTCGAAGCCCATTGGGCATAGTTCACAACCTTCGTGCCATCGACACTGCTGTGGACGCTGACGGACAGGAAGCCCGGTTCCTTGCGAATGGCGCTGTCGGTGATCTCGGACAGCAACCGGGCGAGATCCGCCTGGTTGGTTGGCTCGACCTCATAAAGATTGATCAGCGTCAGGCATTGGGTTTCGGCGTCGATCGTCGCGATTGGTCCGCGGGGCATCTGCATCTCCTGTGCGGGTGTTGCACATGTCATGACAGGACAGACCAACGGGATGTGACATGGTCCGCTTTTTTGTGCGGCGCGTCGCAGCCTTGCGTCGCGGCAAATCCTTGCCTCCGGAGGTCGGCTCAGGGGCGGATCGAGCCGGCGATGAAATCAATCAATGGTTGTGATCGCAGTAGATGTCCGGATGCGAGGAAGACTTGCACCAGTTCGGCACACTTGTTGGGTAAATGATCACCAGAACGCTTCCGCGAGCGCCCTCCGGCCCGAATGTCGTAAACGCCGGCTCAACGCCCTAAGCATTTTTAACGAGGACATCAAAGAACGCAAACATCGTGTTAACGCCAGCTATGCTGGCAGAAGAAGCTGAAATAACATCTGGTTTAATAGCTTTTTACTTTCAATTTTATCTTTCAAACCACAAGCTTCGCGCAAGGGTGGCGGTGTTTCCTGCAAGCAATGACAGTGCTTCAGGAGATCAGCGATGAGTCTTTACGGTGTCTTGCGCAGCGGCGTTTCCGGAATGAACGCCCAGGGCAGCCGGTTGGCCACCACCGCCGACAATATCGCCAATGCCAATACCGTCGGCTACAAGCGCGCCTCCACCGAGTTCTCGTCGATGGTCATCGGCAATAGCCGCTCGGGCGCCTACCAGCCGGCCGGCGTCACCACCCAGACACGCTATGCCATCGGCGAGGCGGGATCCTATCTGTCGACCACCAGCGGCCTGGACCTTTCGGTGACCGGTTCCGGCTTCTTCGTCGTGCAGGATGCCGGTGGCACGCCGTATCTGACGAGAGCCGGTTCCTTCGTGGAGCAGACCGACGGCACATTGAAGAATGCCGGCGGGTTCACCCTGCTCGGTTACGATCTGTCGGCCGGCACGCCCTCCCCCTCGGCCAACAGCCTGACGGGACTGGTTCCGGTCAACATCAACGCCCTGGGAATGACGGCCTCGCCGACGACCAGTGGCTACATCACCGCCACGCTCAACTCCAATGCGACCGACGTCACGGCCACCGCGCCCCCGGGGGCGCCGGCCAGCGCCAATACCGCAGCTTCCGTCTACACCAACAAGACGTCGCTGACGACCTATGACAACCTCGGCAACGAGGTGATGCTGGACGTCTACTTCACCAAGACCGGTTCCAACGAGTGGGAGTATGCGGTGTTCGACCGCGCCGGAGCCACTGCCGGCGGCTTCCCCTACGCCGCAACCGGCACCCCGGCCGCCGGTCCGCTTCTCGCCTCTGGCACCCTCACCTTCGACGCCACCAACGGCAAGCTCACGACACCTGCGATCGCCTCCTTCTCCGTGCCGAACAATGGCTCATCGCAGACGATGACGCTGGATCTATCCGCCATGACCCAGCTCGGAACCCAGGAGTTCAACCCGACCGGCGACACCGACGGCAACGCGGCCCAGGCGGTCGACAGCATCGAGATCAGCGACAAGGGTATCGTCTACGCCATCTTTGGCGACGGCACCCGCAAGGCCACCTTCCAGATCCCGCTCGCCAACGTGCCGAGCCCGGACAATCTGACGCCCGTCGCCGGCAACGCCTACTCGATCTCCATGGACTCGGGCGATCCCAGCGTCGGCTTCGCCGGCTCGTCGAGCTTCGGCGTCATCAAGTCCGGCTCGCTGGAGCAGTCCAATGCCGACATGGCGAGCGAGCTCACGGCCATGATCGAAGCACAACGCG contains these protein-coding regions:
- a CDS encoding pilus assembly protein TadG-related protein, with product MGPDRSGAVSVIFALVILPLMIAVGAAVDYAIAARTKEMLQAAADAAAVGAISMSSTAVKQVIQSGVSGEIKVAEADALNIANTNFSGSRFSGITSSQISVQYVGNIFSSDVTLTSMVPTYFVRLFGVDSVTVSVRATAQNKPVYYYNFYVLIDNSPSMGLGATAADISALEAVNGGCAFACHITGASYDTYALAKQRGITLRYQVVSRAVQSMITNAAASQLVSNQYKMAVYSLGADAQATKLTTVAAMSSSLSSVATAAASVDLMTIPYQNYNNDQQTDLLTALTDIKSIIGTSGSGLSASDPIKVLFLISDGVEDAERPKNCKEKLTGNRCQQPLDTTPCASIKANAVKLASLYTTYQKIPSNTWYTTWIAPFQSKIATNMKTCASTGLYAEVAPSGDVSAVLTQLFANVVNETHLTH
- a CDS encoding sigma-70 family RNA polymerase sigma factor, with the protein product MSEESPERILSSLRPGLIRIAYRMLGSLAEAEDIVQETAIRWLAADRQSVREPAAFLRQIVTRLCLNELQSARRRRETYIGPWLPEPIFDPEDRDAADDITLPLMIALERLSPLERAAFLLHDIFGMPFDQVSDIVGREAPACRKLASRARAHIQEARPRFAVDKDRGLELARAFFTASRSGDMTALRALLTEDVVAIADGGGKVEASLAPLIGLKAVIARHAEMARGFAVQPSHLVRYAMIDGLPGFVTIEAGGVLQTTALHLVDGRVVAIYVTRNPDKLRHLSEARAQ
- a CDS encoding antibiotic biosynthesis monooxygenase family protein; the encoded protein is MQMPRGPIATIDAETQCLTLINLYEVEPTNQADLARLLSEITDSAIRKEPGFLSVSVHSSVDGTKVVNYAQWASKEHFEAFMKKPETRELLQRFSALAKSVSPALYRVNSVHADR
- a CDS encoding flagellar hook protein FlgE, which translates into the protein MSLYGVLRSGVSGMNAQGSRLATTADNIANANTVGYKRASTEFSSMVIGNSRSGAYQPAGVTTQTRYAIGEAGSYLSTTSGLDLSVTGSGFFVVQDAGGTPYLTRAGSFVEQTDGTLKNAGGFTLLGYDLSAGTPSPSANSLTGLVPVNINALGMTASPTTSGYITATLNSNATDVTATAPPGAPASANTAASVYTNKTSLTTYDNLGNEVMLDVYFTKTGSNEWEYAVFDRAGATAGGFPYAATGTPAAGPLLASGTLTFDATNGKLTTPAIASFSVPNNGSSQTMTLDLSAMTQLGTQEFNPTGDTDGNAAQAVDSIEISDKGIVYAIFGDGTRKATFQIPLANVPSPDNLTPVAGNAYSISMDSGDPSVGFAGSSSFGVIKSGSLEQSNADMASELTAMIEAQRGYTANSKVFQTGSDLLDVLVNLKR
- a CDS encoding DUF4037 domain-containing protein codes for the protein MKGIELSRLFYRDLVRPWLDKAFPGLRHDAGLFGYGSELLGFDDDMSRDHNWGPRVQIVVAEADFAALAPAIVDGFDAIKPAVFLGEPIGYRSRPHPPIVAGDALGRSEHGVEVFTAAGILRTRLSLDRLSSLDTLTWLSLPEQRLLELTAGEVFHSGLGELSLLRETFANCPHDVSLYKLAAQWRRIADEQAFVGRAGHAGDDLGSRVIAARLVRDVMRLCFLLERRYAPYPKWFGSAFARLAGARALAPLLDATIKAETWDQRQMPLAQAYLAVAEMHGPAGFPLSVTPRIGPFFGRPFLTINAEDISNGLATDIADPILRGRPVIGSIDQITDATPPIEAPDRARRMIEVLHPT